The following are from one region of the Nicotiana tabacum cultivar K326 chromosome 3, ASM71507v2, whole genome shotgun sequence genome:
- the LOC107786602 gene encoding serine/threonine-protein phosphatase 7, with product MLEPEPPATAVSLPSETPPPPSSDEDFFSSASAASTSSASSPLTPIPSPQPHPQIPISWPQDGTLTLAWVTNLMLAFDWGSKNLPPAELPSVLPVEAFDRLVLTASKMLHKEPNCVRIDSGSGLGPESRVVVVGDVHGQLHDVMFLLKDAGFPSDDRFFVFNGDYVDRGAWGLETFLLLLAWKVFMPSRVFLLRGNHESKYCTSVYGFEKEVLAKYTDRGKHVYRKCLGCFEGLPLASIIGDKVYTAHGGIFRSIPVTPAKRAKGKKNRKIVLNPEVSALSLGSLEELLKARRSVLDPPWEGANLIPGDVLWSDPSMKPGLSPNKDRGIGLLWGPDCTEEFLKTLNLKLIIRSHEGPDAREKRPGLGGMDVGYTIDHVVPSGKLITVFSAPDYPQFQATEDRYRNKGAYIILEPPNFDVPVFRSFEAVTPRPKVNPYYDFEDVIDSDEELDLASMAT from the exons ATGCTCGAACCAGAACCACCGGCCACCGCCGTCAGTCTACCATCAGAAACGCCGCCACCGCCGTCATCCGACGAGGACTTTTTCTCGTCAGCATCGGCGGCTTCAACGTCCTCCGCGTCATCGCCTTTAACTCCAATTCCTTCACCACAGCCTCATCCGCAGATACCCATTTCATGGCCCCAAGACGGGACCCTAACCCTAGCCTGGGTTACAAATCTAATGCTCGCATTCGATTGGGGATCTAAGAATCTTCCTCCGGCTGAGCTCCCATCGGTGTTACCAGTAGAAGCTTTTGATCGGCTCGTACTGACGGCGTCAAAGATGCTGCATAAAGAACCCAATTGTGTACGTATCGATAGCGGGTCGGGTTTGGGTCCGGAATCGAGGGTTGTGGTGGTAGGCGATGTGCATGGTCAGTTGCATGACGTCATGTTCTTGTTAAAAGATGCGGGCTTTCCGTCAGATGATCGGTTCTTTGTGTTCAATGGGGATTATGTTGATAGAGGAGCTTGGGGTCTTGAGACCTTCCTTCTATTGCTCGCTTGGAAG GTTTTTATGCCCAGTAGGGTGTTTCTCCTTCGTGGAAATCACGAGTCAAAATATTGTACCTCTGTGTATGGTTTTGAAAAGGAAGTTTTAGCCAAGTATACGGACAGAGGgaaacatgtctataggaagtGTTTAGGATGCTTCGAAGGACTTCCTCTTGCCTCCATTATTGGTGACAAGGTCTATACTGCACATGGAGGTATTTTCCGCAGCATTCCTGTCACTCCAGCGAAAAGAGCTAAAGGGAAGAAGAATCGCAAAATAGTTTTGAATCCTGAAGTAAGTGCTTTATCTCTTGGTTCTTTGGAGGAGTTATTAAAAGCCAGGAGATCTGTCCTTGATCCTCCTTGGGAAGGTGCAAATTTGATACCTGGTGATGTCTTGTGGTCAGACCCATCAATGAAGCCCGGACTTTCCCCGAATAAAGACAGAGGAATTGGTCTCTTATGGGGTCCAGATTGTACGGAAGAGTTTTTGAAGACGTTGAACTTAAAG TTGATTATAAGGTCACATGAAGGTCCAGATGCAAGGGAAAAGCGACCTGGACTTGGAGGAATGGATGTGGGGTACACTATAGATCATGTTGTCCCATCCGGGAAACTGATTACAGTATTTAGTGCCCCAGACTATCCACAGTTTCAG GCAACAGAGGATAGATACCGAAATAAAGGAGCATACATTATTTTGGAACCTCCTAATTTTGACGTCCCTGTTTTCCGTAGTTTTGAAGCAGTTACTCCAAGACCAAAG GTAAATCCGTACTATGATTTTGAAGATGTCATTGATTCTGATGAAGAACTAGACTTGGCATCTATGGCTACATGA